A window of the Egibacter rhizosphaerae genome harbors these coding sequences:
- a CDS encoding protein kinase domain-containing protein, which yields MSQVLVDRYELGAPLGSGGMATVVAAYDRRLQRQVAVKLLRDDVAASGQDRFLREARNAASFSHPHAVAVYDTGRDGDVPFIVMELIDGASLSEVLTQRGALEQHETIAVARQVLSALGAAHRRGLVHRDIKPGNILLPDAHVPQHPADEPGAKLADFGIAKGIEDAGAGLTVTGQVLGTPRYVAPEQVAGDVATPRSDVYSLGVVLYEALAGEPPFTGENPIAVALAHREDPVPRLDRKRRGLDPGLVAVVNRALEKDPQRRFADADDLREALRNPSGTATVPLTGAGGQAKTQRLDAAGSPDPGAGHQRTAVMDPDSPARVRRRWPWALLTVLLIAAVAAAIIGVIGLGNLLGGLFDLDVGEDTEDEPDDEPEEAPEAPEAPEAPDDEPDAPEEAPDGPPEDEPGDEPPDEDEPGDEPPDEDEPGNQGAPEDPPGQESPGDPPNQGAPEDPPGQGAPGDPPGQGENGGADPPPDAENPGQDADDDPGNSAPADGNADRSTGANSRSPNVGNDGTQEANPPPRDAPPRWIPGVRA from the coding sequence GTGAGCCAGGTGCTCGTCGACCGCTACGAGCTGGGCGCACCGCTCGGCTCAGGTGGCATGGCGACGGTGGTCGCCGCGTACGACCGGCGTCTGCAACGCCAGGTCGCGGTCAAGCTACTGCGCGACGACGTCGCGGCGAGCGGTCAGGACCGCTTCCTGCGCGAGGCGCGCAACGCCGCCAGCTTCTCGCATCCGCACGCGGTGGCGGTCTACGACACCGGCCGGGACGGTGACGTGCCGTTCATCGTGATGGAGCTCATCGACGGCGCCTCGCTGTCCGAGGTGCTCACACAGCGCGGAGCCCTCGAACAACACGAGACGATCGCGGTCGCCCGGCAGGTACTGAGCGCACTCGGCGCAGCACATCGACGGGGGCTCGTCCATCGCGACATCAAGCCCGGCAACATCCTGCTGCCCGACGCCCACGTGCCCCAGCACCCCGCGGACGAGCCCGGTGCGAAGCTCGCGGACTTCGGCATCGCCAAGGGCATCGAGGACGCCGGGGCGGGCCTCACCGTGACCGGCCAGGTGCTCGGCACACCCCGCTACGTCGCGCCCGAGCAGGTCGCGGGGGACGTGGCCACCCCCCGCTCGGACGTCTACAGCCTCGGGGTCGTGCTCTACGAGGCCCTGGCCGGGGAGCCTCCGTTCACTGGCGAGAATCCCATCGCCGTCGCGCTCGCCCACCGCGAGGACCCTGTCCCGAGACTCGATCGCAAGCGGCGCGGCCTCGACCCGGGACTCGTCGCGGTCGTCAACCGCGCGCTCGAGAAGGATCCGCAGCGCCGCTTCGCCGACGCCGACGACCTGCGGGAGGCACTCCGCAACCCGTCCGGCACGGCCACGGTGCCGCTGACCGGTGCCGGAGGGCAGGCGAAGACCCAGCGCCTCGACGCCGCCGGGAGCCCCGATCCCGGGGCCGGCCACCAGCGCACCGCGGTGATGGATCCGGATTCGCCCGCACGGGTGCGTCGACGCTGGCCGTGGGCCCTGCTGACGGTGCTCCTCATCGCGGCCGTCGCGGCCGCCATCATCGGGGTCATCGGGCTCGGCAACCTGCTCGGTGGCCTGTTCGACCTGGACGTCGGGGAGGACACCGAGGACGAGCCTGACGACGAGCCAGAGGAGGCCCCCGAGGCCCCCGAGGCCCCCGAGGCCCCCGACGACGAGCCTGACGCCCCGGAGGAGGCCCCCGACGGGCCACCAGAGGACGAGCCCGGCGACGAGCCACCCGACGAGGACGAGCCCGGCGACGAGCCACCCGACGAGGACGAGCCGGGCAACCAGGGCGCCCCCGAGGACCCACCCGGCCAGGAATCCCCCGGGGATCCACCCAACCAGGGCGCCCCCGAGGACCCACCCGGCCAGGGCGCCCCCGGGGACCCACCCGGCCAGGGTGAGAACGGCGGGGCGGACCCGCCCCCCGATGCGGAGAATCCCGGGCAGGACGCCGACGACGACCCCGGCAACTCCGCGCCGGCCGACGGCAACGCGGATCGATCGACGGGGGCCAACTCACGATCCCCGAACGTCGGCAACGACGGAACCCAGGAGGCCAACCCGCCCCCGCGGGATGCCCCGCCCCGCTGGATCCCCGGGGTCCGCGCGTGA
- the meaB gene encoding methylmalonyl Co-A mutase-associated GTPase MeaB, which yields MSVDVAGLTGRLLDGDRRALARVLSWLEDGAEPLVRDVVARLHRASGHAHLVGMTGSPGVGKSTLSSQLVTEWRARGRQVAVLAVDPSSPFSGGALLGDRVRMQEHALDPGVYVRSMASRGHLGGLAWATPQALLALDAAGFDVVLLETVGVGQAEVEVASVADTTVVTVAPGMGDAVQAAKAGILEIADLFCVNKADRDGADRTVRELSDMQRLLPGLPEIPIHRTVAAKGEGIVELADAIGEHRDALHEDGRLTERRRSRARMQVRELALGVVRERFAAAAGGTLFDELIDRVERREVDPYTAADRLVEALEG from the coding sequence ATGTCGGTGGACGTCGCCGGGCTCACCGGCCGACTGCTCGACGGGGACCGCCGCGCGCTCGCGCGGGTGCTCTCCTGGCTGGAGGACGGCGCCGAGCCGCTCGTGCGCGACGTCGTCGCGCGCCTGCACCGTGCGAGCGGTCACGCCCACCTCGTCGGCATGACGGGCTCGCCCGGGGTGGGGAAGTCGACGCTGTCGTCGCAGCTCGTGACCGAGTGGCGTGCGCGTGGCCGGCAGGTCGCCGTGCTGGCCGTGGACCCCTCGTCGCCGTTCAGCGGGGGCGCGCTCCTCGGCGACCGGGTACGGATGCAGGAGCACGCCCTCGACCCCGGCGTGTATGTCCGATCGATGGCCAGCCGCGGGCACCTCGGAGGGCTCGCGTGGGCGACCCCGCAGGCACTGCTCGCGCTCGACGCGGCCGGCTTCGACGTCGTGCTGCTCGAGACGGTGGGCGTCGGCCAGGCCGAGGTCGAGGTGGCGAGCGTGGCCGACACCACAGTCGTGACCGTGGCCCCGGGGATGGGCGACGCGGTTCAGGCGGCCAAGGCGGGGATCCTGGAGATCGCGGACCTCTTCTGCGTCAACAAGGCCGATCGGGACGGGGCGGACCGCACCGTGCGCGAACTCTCCGACATGCAGCGCCTGCTCCCCGGTCTACCGGAGATCCCGATTCATCGCACGGTCGCGGCGAAGGGCGAGGGCATCGTCGAGCTCGCGGATGCGATCGGGGAGCATCGCGACGCGTTGCACGAGGACGGGCGGCTCACCGAGCGGCGCCGCTCCCGTGCGCGGATGCAGGTCCGTGAACTCGCGCTCGGGGTCGTGCGCGAGCGGTTCGCCGCAGCAGCCGGCGGGACGCTCTTCGACGAGCTGATCGATCGTGTCGAGCGACGCGAGGTCGACCCGTACACCGCTGCCGATCGCCTCGTCGAGGCCTTGGAGGGGTAG
- a CDS encoding acetyl-CoA C-acetyltransferase — translation MTADHPAVDPRREPVLLGYARTPIGRLGGAFAGLAAVDLGGRAIASALERAGVPADRVDQVLMGHVLQAGQGQITARQAAQQGGIGMNVPATTINKVCLSGMSAVALADQQIRLGEASVVVAGGMESMSQAPYLLPDARFGYRMGDGKLVDAMVHDGLWCAFDDAHMGATSDAMNARYGIDRAVQDEWAARSHERAATATKEGRFEGEVVPVEIPQRRGEPEIVTEDEGVRPGTTTESLGKLKPAFAADGTITAGNASQISDGAAALVVASRAVAEELGATPVGRIRGYGTVAGPDPSLHHQPAEAIRLAAEKAGVAPDGLEVYEINEAFAAVAKHSTDLLGVDEARVNPHGGAVAVGHPIGASGARITAAVLHQLAARGGGFGAAALCGGGGQGDALLLEVG, via the coding sequence ATGACCGCTGACCATCCTGCCGTCGATCCTCGCCGCGAGCCGGTGCTCCTGGGATACGCCCGCACCCCGATCGGCCGCCTCGGCGGCGCCTTCGCGGGCCTGGCCGCGGTCGATCTCGGTGGGCGCGCGATCGCGTCGGCTCTCGAGCGCGCCGGAGTGCCCGCCGATCGCGTCGACCAGGTGCTCATGGGGCACGTCCTGCAGGCCGGTCAGGGGCAGATCACCGCGCGCCAGGCCGCCCAGCAGGGCGGGATCGGCATGAACGTGCCGGCCACGACCATCAACAAGGTCTGCCTGTCGGGCATGAGCGCGGTGGCGCTCGCCGATCAGCAGATCCGCCTCGGCGAGGCCTCGGTGGTCGTGGCCGGGGGGATGGAATCGATGTCGCAGGCGCCCTACCTGCTGCCCGACGCCCGGTTCGGCTATCGGATGGGCGACGGGAAACTGGTCGATGCGATGGTGCACGACGGGCTCTGGTGCGCGTTCGACGACGCCCACATGGGCGCGACGAGCGACGCCATGAACGCCCGCTACGGCATCGACCGGGCGGTCCAGGACGAATGGGCCGCGCGCAGCCACGAGCGGGCGGCAACCGCGACGAAGGAGGGCCGCTTCGAGGGCGAGGTCGTACCCGTCGAGATTCCCCAGCGCCGCGGCGAGCCCGAGATCGTCACCGAGGACGAGGGTGTTCGGCCGGGCACCACGACGGAGTCGCTCGGAAAGCTGAAGCCCGCGTTCGCGGCCGACGGCACGATCACCGCGGGCAACGCGAGCCAGATCTCCGACGGCGCCGCCGCACTGGTGGTCGCGAGCCGGGCGGTGGCCGAGGAGCTCGGCGCGACGCCCGTGGGGCGGATCCGTGGCTACGGCACGGTCGCGGGGCCGGACCCGTCGTTGCACCACCAGCCGGCGGAGGCGATCCGGCTCGCGGCGGAGAAGGCCGGGGTGGCTCCCGACGGTCTGGAGGTCTACGAGATCAACGAGGCGTTCGCCGCGGTCGCCAAGCACTCGACGGACCTGCTGGGGGTCGACGAGGCGCGCGTGAATCCCCACGGGGGCGCCGTGGCGGTTGGTCACCCGATCGGTGCGTCCGGGGCCCGGATCACCGCCGCGGTGCTGCACCAGCTCGCCGCGCGCGGAGGTGGGTTCGGGGCTGCGGCGCTCTGCGGCGGCGGCGGTCAGGGCGACGCCCTGCTCCTCGAGGTCGGCTAG
- a CDS encoding S9 family peptidase, which translates to MSNHDTPHFDLETFLAMPRVSGLAVHPEGHRLVVGVAEPDPDGTRFRTALWTLDPDGAAPRRLTRSVPGEAAPTLLPDGRLLFTSKRVDPDVPSSERDDDVAGLWELPLDGGEPRLLADPPGGVGSVAVARDAGRVLLSSPLHEGTADFEADAERGKARKDAKVSAQLVERYPARFWDRWLGPRSPQLFTGDAVDPRNEARPEWTAATPGVHGPLELATATLDPQGRTIVTTWSEDPDDLRSRVTDLVAIDLDSNGEPRGRRTLLAEPRVRYGSPAVSPDGGWVACVRAPIGMPDAPHDMTLAIVPLDGGTGAVDLLPGFDRWPQAPVWTPDGDAVLFTADDDGRTLPFRVEIEADGAGGRRGGAVTRLAAEGAFSDLAPTRDGRTLYALRSQVSDPHRVVALDPVTPDQVPGAVPTPGDATRPEATVPPGRVERVDATADDGVRIPGWLVRPPEEVADGPAPLAVFIHGGPLSSWSGWHWRWCPHVLAARGWAVLLPDPALSTGYGYDYIARGWGRWGAEPYTDLMALVEEVAARDDVDAARTAAMGGSFGGYMANWIAGHTNRFDAIVTHASLWNLEAFHGTTDNGPLWENEFGDRYTEPERYREWSPHRFVDRITTPMLVIHGERDFRVPVSEGLTLWTDLRRHGVESQYLHFPDENHWVLTPQHARIWYETVLAFLDHHVLGEPFERPELL; encoded by the coding sequence ATGAGCAACCACGACACTCCCCACTTCGATCTCGAGACGTTCCTCGCGATGCCCCGTGTCTCCGGGCTCGCCGTCCACCCCGAGGGGCACCGCCTCGTCGTCGGGGTCGCCGAGCCCGACCCCGACGGCACGCGCTTTCGCACCGCCCTCTGGACCCTCGACCCCGACGGGGCGGCCCCGAGGCGGCTAACCCGCTCGGTGCCCGGGGAGGCCGCACCGACCCTCCTGCCCGACGGCCGACTGCTCTTCACCTCGAAACGGGTGGACCCGGACGTCCCCTCGTCCGAGCGCGACGACGACGTCGCCGGCCTGTGGGAGCTGCCCCTCGACGGAGGGGAGCCGCGGCTGCTCGCCGACCCGCCGGGGGGTGTCGGCAGCGTAGCGGTCGCCCGCGATGCCGGGCGCGTGCTGCTGAGCAGCCCCCTTCACGAAGGCACCGCGGACTTCGAGGCGGATGCCGAGCGGGGGAAGGCCCGCAAGGACGCGAAGGTGTCGGCCCAACTCGTCGAGCGCTACCCGGCTCGGTTCTGGGACCGCTGGCTCGGGCCTCGCTCCCCTCAGCTGTTCACCGGCGACGCGGTCGATCCCAGAAACGAAGCGCGCCCCGAGTGGACGGCTGCGACACCGGGGGTCCACGGTCCCCTGGAGCTCGCGACGGCGACCCTCGACCCACAGGGCCGCACCATCGTGACGACCTGGTCGGAGGATCCCGACGATCTGCGCTCGCGCGTGACCGACCTCGTCGCGATCGACCTCGACAGCAACGGCGAGCCCCGAGGGCGACGCACGCTGCTCGCCGAGCCGCGCGTGCGCTATGGATCGCCCGCGGTCTCGCCGGACGGGGGCTGGGTCGCCTGCGTGCGCGCCCCGATCGGCATGCCCGACGCGCCCCACGACATGACCCTGGCCATCGTCCCTCTCGATGGAGGCACCGGTGCGGTCGATCTGCTGCCCGGGTTCGATCGGTGGCCACAGGCGCCGGTGTGGACCCCCGACGGGGACGCGGTGCTGTTCACCGCCGACGACGACGGCCGCACCCTGCCGTTCCGCGTGGAGATCGAGGCGGACGGGGCCGGTGGCCGTCGCGGCGGCGCGGTCACCCGCCTCGCCGCCGAAGGAGCCTTCAGCGACCTCGCGCCCACGCGTGACGGTCGAACGTTGTACGCCCTGCGCTCGCAGGTCTCCGATCCCCACCGTGTCGTCGCACTCGATCCCGTGACCCCCGATCAGGTGCCGGGCGCCGTGCCGACCCCCGGCGACGCGACGCGTCCGGAGGCCACCGTGCCCCCGGGCCGGGTCGAGCGCGTCGACGCCACCGCCGATGACGGCGTGCGGATCCCCGGCTGGCTCGTGCGTCCACCCGAGGAGGTCGCCGACGGCCCTGCGCCACTCGCGGTGTTCATCCACGGGGGCCCGCTGTCCTCGTGGAGCGGGTGGCACTGGCGGTGGTGTCCACACGTGCTCGCGGCCCGCGGCTGGGCGGTCCTGTTGCCCGATCCAGCACTCTCGACCGGCTACGGCTACGACTACATCGCCCGCGGATGGGGCCGGTGGGGCGCCGAGCCGTACACCGACCTCATGGCCCTCGTCGAGGAGGTCGCCGCCCGCGACGACGTCGACGCGGCGCGCACGGCCGCCATGGGGGGCTCGTTCGGCGGCTACATGGCCAACTGGATCGCCGGCCACACCAACCGATTCGACGCGATCGTCACGCACGCGAGCCTCTGGAACCTGGAGGCGTTCCACGGCACGACCGACAACGGCCCGCTGTGGGAGAACGAGTTCGGCGACCGCTACACCGAACCGGAGCGGTACCGCGAGTGGTCGCCGCACCGCTTCGTGGACCGGATCACCACGCCGATGCTCGTGATCCACGGCGAGCGGGACTTCCGGGTCCCGGTCAGCGAGGGTCTCACGCTTTGGACCGACCTGCGGCGACACGGCGTCGAGAGCCAGTACCTGCACTTCCCCGACGAGAACCACTGGGTGCTGACCCCACAGCACGCCCGCATCTGGTACGAGACCGTGCTCGCGTTCCTCGACCACCACGTCCTCGGCGAACCGTTCGAGCGTCCCGAGCTCCTGTAG
- the mce gene encoding methylmalonyl-CoA epimerase, with the protein MILKRLDHVGYAVPDLEEAIRYHADLYGAEVSHREELPDDGVREALLAVGESFIQLLEPTREDSPVARWMARNGGPGVHHVGYGVEDVASTLADLKEHGVRVVDEHPRTGSRGCTVAFLHPKGAMGVLIELVEDPRRDGLATLDS; encoded by the coding sequence GTGATCCTGAAACGCCTCGACCACGTCGGCTACGCGGTACCCGACCTGGAGGAGGCCATCCGCTATCACGCCGACCTCTACGGCGCCGAGGTGAGCCACCGGGAGGAGCTGCCTGACGACGGGGTGCGGGAGGCGCTCCTCGCGGTGGGCGAGAGCTTCATCCAGCTCCTCGAGCCGACCCGCGAGGACTCCCCCGTCGCACGCTGGATGGCCCGCAACGGAGGGCCGGGTGTCCACCACGTCGGTTACGGGGTCGAAGACGTCGCGTCGACCCTCGCGGACCTGAAGGAGCACGGCGTACGCGTCGTCGACGAGCACCCCCGCACCGGATCGCGTGGCTGCACCGTGGCGTTCCTCCATCCCAAGGGCGCGATGGGCGTGCTCATCGAGCTCGTCGAGGACCCACGCCGCGACGGGCTCGCTACACTCGACTCGTGA
- a CDS encoding peptidylprolyl isomerase, giving the protein MQGDLWEGVMDVACGGSVPPEAGQPKDRYDGPAQVLGGGSRYRGSLRTSCGEISFELLADEAPVTANNFAFLTREGFYDATEVHRVVPGFVVQMGDPTATGTGGPGYAFADELDAARTRGYPRGTLAMANAGPDTNGSQFFITLEDVGLPPDYAVFGLVTSGMDAVDRIAAVPLNGEQPQQHVFLEAATVEIDS; this is encoded by the coding sequence ATGCAGGGGGACCTGTGGGAGGGTGTGATGGATGTGGCGTGCGGCGGCAGCGTGCCGCCCGAAGCCGGGCAACCGAAGGACCGCTATGACGGTCCCGCGCAGGTCCTGGGTGGTGGGTCCCGCTACCGCGGGAGCCTGCGGACCTCCTGTGGGGAGATCTCCTTCGAGTTGCTCGCCGACGAGGCACCCGTGACCGCGAACAACTTCGCCTTCCTCACCCGCGAGGGCTTCTACGACGCGACCGAGGTGCACCGGGTCGTGCCGGGCTTCGTCGTGCAGATGGGTGATCCCACCGCCACCGGTACCGGTGGCCCCGGCTACGCGTTCGCTGACGAGTTGGACGCGGCGCGGACCCGCGGGTACCCGCGCGGCACCCTCGCGATGGCCAACGCCGGGCCCGACACCAACGGCAGCCAGTTCTTCATCACCCTCGAGGACGTCGGACTGCCGCCCGACTACGCGGTCTTCGGGCTCGTGACCTCGGGAATGGACGCGGTCGACCGGATCGCCGCGGTGCCGCTGAACGGCGAGCAGCCGCAACAACACGTCTTCCTGGAAGCGGCAACCGTCGAAATCGACAGCTGA
- a CDS encoding peptidylprolyl isomerase, with protein sequence MGTRKQQAKQTRRERRAAKEAAREEARRAERRQQRITLAVIAGILLLGGALIGFTIYEQRQEEAEARAEQEELLAEIEEQEEAVADRPVACGAEAPAGAGDEREPYDEAPPDVLDEGADYRATIETSCGELVIDLDAEAAPETVNAFVFLAEDGFYDGREVFRHDESLEVLQAGSPNDALDGDVGFELPSETARAEEEGYPSGSVALASFGGPDSGGSQFFLVYGEAFEELAGQQDELMFTNFGEVVDGREVLDEIVDLGAIGELLAPDGPAPAERVYIESVSVEGAD encoded by the coding sequence GTGGGAACGCGGAAGCAACAGGCCAAGCAAACCAGACGTGAGCGTCGTGCGGCCAAGGAGGCCGCGCGCGAAGAGGCGCGCCGCGCGGAGCGGCGTCAGCAGCGCATCACGCTCGCGGTCATCGCGGGGATCCTGCTCCTCGGGGGCGCGCTGATCGGCTTCACGATCTACGAACAGCGCCAGGAGGAAGCCGAGGCCCGGGCGGAGCAGGAGGAGCTCCTCGCCGAGATCGAGGAGCAGGAGGAGGCCGTCGCGGACCGCCCGGTCGCGTGCGGCGCCGAGGCACCCGCAGGCGCGGGCGACGAACGCGAACCCTACGACGAGGCGCCACCCGACGTTCTCGACGAGGGCGCGGACTACCGCGCGACGATCGAGACCAGCTGTGGCGAGCTCGTCATCGATCTCGACGCCGAGGCCGCACCGGAGACCGTGAACGCCTTCGTGTTCCTCGCCGAGGACGGGTTCTACGACGGTCGGGAGGTGTTCCGTCACGACGAGAGCCTCGAGGTGTTGCAAGCAGGCTCACCGAACGACGCGCTCGACGGCGATGTCGGCTTCGAGCTCCCGAGCGAGACCGCGCGGGCCGAGGAGGAGGGCTATCCGTCGGGCAGCGTCGCCCTCGCGAGCTTCGGGGGTCCCGACAGCGGGGGGAGCCAGTTCTTCCTCGTCTACGGGGAGGCCTTCGAGGAACTCGCCGGACAGCAGGACGAGCTGATGTTCACGAACTTCGGCGAGGTCGTCGACGGCCGCGAGGTGCTCGACGAGATCGTCGACTTGGGCGCCATCGGCGAGCTCCTGGCGCCCGACGGGCCGGCCCCGGCTGAGCGGGTCTACATCGAATCGGTCTCGGTGGAAGGGGCCGACTAG
- a CDS encoding CPBP family intramembrane glutamic endopeptidase, giving the protein MSDPADPTGPTDPTGSTGSAGSTGSRPGSKGRSRFADVPWTLPDSIAVLVLGTVLGTILGFALLPDGADLAGDDAGEFAPVLLAQPIAYIVAVFGVVGLRHPQAFGRLMGSRRPGLRHVAGGIGLGVGGFLLSNLVVGGLITAIFTLLEQEPPAVQQEFQAAAGDPTAVPFLVLGAAVLAPIGEELAFRGMLYPALARRLPRGAAIWVSAIVFALAHPAADLLGYTILAATLLPFGALLAWAYERSGTLLVPFLGHLVFNAIGVTAMLGVAGMW; this is encoded by the coding sequence GTGAGCGACCCCGCCGATCCCACCGGGCCGACCGACCCGACCGGGTCGACGGGATCCGCCGGCTCGACCGGATCCCGGCCGGGATCCAAGGGCCGCTCGCGGTTCGCCGATGTGCCGTGGACCCTGCCTGACTCGATCGCGGTGCTGGTTCTCGGGACCGTCCTCGGGACGATCCTGGGATTCGCGCTGCTGCCCGACGGTGCGGACCTCGCAGGTGACGACGCAGGCGAGTTCGCGCCCGTCCTCCTCGCCCAGCCGATCGCCTACATCGTCGCGGTGTTCGGCGTGGTCGGCCTCCGCCATCCCCAAGCCTTCGGACGGCTGATGGGCAGCCGCCGTCCGGGACTGCGGCACGTGGCCGGCGGCATCGGTCTCGGCGTCGGGGGTTTCCTCCTCTCGAACCTCGTCGTCGGCGGGTTGATCACGGCGATCTTCACGCTGCTCGAACAGGAGCCGCCCGCGGTGCAGCAGGAGTTCCAGGCCGCGGCGGGTGATCCGACGGCGGTGCCCTTCCTCGTGCTCGGGGCTGCCGTCCTCGCCCCGATCGGCGAGGAACTCGCGTTCCGGGGCATGCTCTATCCCGCGCTGGCCCGAAGGCTGCCGCGGGGCGCCGCCATCTGGGTCTCGGCGATCGTGTTCGCGCTGGCACATCCCGCCGCAGATCTGCTCGGCTACACGATCCTCGCGGCGACGCTCCTGCCCTTCGGCGCGTTGCTCGCATGGGCCTACGAGCGGTCGGGCACCCTCCTCGTCCCCTTCCTCGGCCACCTCGTCTTCAACGCGATCGGCGTGACCGCGATGCTGGGCGTTGCGGGCATGTGGTGA
- the murA gene encoding UDP-N-acetylglucosamine 1-carboxyvinyltransferase: MTSDAFLVRDSGPLHGEVVTGGAKNSALKLVAAALLAEGRSVIENVPEIDDIAAMADVAVALGAEVSRPEPHTIVLDVPPRLEVVTHPNLVGRLRASIVVLGPLLAREGRARLAMPGGCNLGNRSIDLHLAGLAKLGAEISYGADAIEARVDGRLRGADIELPFASVGATENLLQAAVTARGVTRISNAAREPEISDLAAFLRAMGGDIQGDGTSEIVVRGVDALAPAHHRVIGDRIEAGTFAVGAALTGGDVHITDVDPSHLHLPLEKLSQMGADVFATDRGFRVRGTGGLRALDIVTLPYPGFPTDLQPQFLALLSQAQGTAIVTENVFDGRFSIVSELERLGAEIELQAHHAVVRGPRALSGAIVAATDLRAGAALVLAGLAAEGTTVVQEARHVDRGYADLAARLTALGADVERRVDDRVAVSS, from the coding sequence ATGACTTCTGACGCCTTTCTCGTCCGCGACAGTGGGCCGCTCCACGGGGAGGTGGTGACCGGGGGCGCCAAGAACTCCGCGCTCAAGCTCGTGGCGGCCGCGCTGCTCGCGGAGGGCCGCTCCGTGATCGAGAACGTCCCGGAGATCGACGACATCGCGGCCATGGCGGACGTGGCCGTCGCCCTGGGCGCGGAGGTCAGCCGCCCGGAGCCGCACACGATCGTTCTGGACGTGCCGCCCCGCCTCGAGGTCGTGACGCACCCGAACCTGGTCGGCCGGCTGCGCGCCTCGATCGTGGTGCTCGGACCGCTCTTGGCGCGGGAGGGACGCGCACGCCTGGCGATGCCGGGTGGCTGCAACCTCGGCAACCGCTCGATCGACCTGCACCTCGCGGGGCTCGCGAAGCTCGGCGCCGAGATCTCCTACGGCGCCGACGCCATCGAGGCGCGGGTCGACGGGCGACTGCGCGGGGCGGACATCGAGCTGCCGTTCGCGAGCGTGGGCGCCACGGAGAACCTGCTGCAGGCAGCGGTGACCGCGCGCGGCGTCACGCGGATCTCGAACGCGGCGAGGGAGCCCGAGATCAGCGATCTCGCCGCCTTCCTGCGCGCGATGGGTGGTGACATCCAGGGGGACGGCACCAGCGAGATCGTGGTACGCGGGGTCGATGCACTGGCGCCGGCCCACCACCGGGTCATCGGCGACCGGATCGAGGCCGGGACCTTCGCCGTCGGCGCCGCGTTGACCGGCGGGGACGTGCACATCACCGACGTCGATCCCAGCCACCTGCATCTCCCCCTCGAGAAGCTCAGTCAGATGGGCGCCGACGTGTTCGCCACCGACCGGGGCTTCCGGGTCCGGGGCACGGGCGGCCTGCGCGCGCTCGACATCGTGACGCTGCCGTACCCCGGCTTCCCGACCGACCTGCAACCGCAGTTCCTCGCGCTGCTGAGTCAGGCGCAGGGCACCGCGATCGTCACCGAGAACGTCTTCGACGGGCGATTCTCGATCGTGTCCGAACTCGAGCGCCTGGGTGCCGAGATCGAGCTCCAAGCCCACCACGCCGTCGTCCGGGGGCCGAGGGCCCTCTCGGGGGCGATCGTCGCGGCGACCGACCTGCGCGCCGGAGCGGCGCTCGTCCTCGCCGGTCTGGCCGCCGAGGGCACCACGGTCGTGCAGGAGGCCCGCCACGTCGACCGCGGTTACGCGGACCTCGCGGCACGCCTGACCGCGCTCGGGGCCGATGTCGAGCGGCGCGTGGACGACCGGGTCGCTGTGTCGTCGTGA
- the atpC gene encoding ATP synthase F1 subunit epsilon, translated as MFDVDVVSAERRLFQGHASEVYARSVAGEIGLLKGHEPVLLALDISPLRLRFPDEDDLVVAVHGGVLELRDDRLTVLAEVAELADEIDLPRAEAALERAQQRLREEPDSAHVRQLIARAETRLRCVRGQVGGAAA; from the coding sequence GTGTTCGACGTCGACGTCGTCAGCGCGGAGCGGCGCCTCTTCCAGGGGCACGCCAGCGAGGTCTACGCCCGGTCGGTGGCCGGCGAGATCGGTCTGCTGAAGGGCCACGAGCCGGTTCTGCTCGCCCTCGACATCTCGCCGTTGCGGCTGCGGTTCCCCGACGAGGACGACCTCGTCGTGGCGGTGCACGGGGGTGTGCTGGAGCTCCGCGACGACCGGCTGACCGTGCTCGCCGAGGTCGCCGAGCTGGCGGACGAGATCGACCTGCCGCGGGCCGAGGCCGCGCTCGAGCGCGCCCAGCAACGGCTCCGCGAGGAACCTGACTCCGCGCACGTGCGCCAACTCATCGCTCGGGCCGAGACGCGGCTGCGCTGCGTCCGCGGCCAGGTTGGTGGCGCGGCCGCGTGA